In Acidobacteriota bacterium, a genomic segment contains:
- a CDS encoding gamma-glutamyl-gamma-aminobutyrate hydrolase family protein has product MSEYRPIIGIPCRYNWNTFYYELRETYAEAIYAAGGTPLLLPLIAETDYIESVMAHVDAIALSGAVNDVDPLRYGHEPRPKLGPVVPRRDETDMLLLAAAEARQLPVLAICFGIQSLNVYRGGTLIQDIDSEVKEPLKHMQGDLFWRRSHSINITEDSLIARLADSTHTTVNSHHHQAIDIVGRDLEPIAWAPDGVIEAVINTRPDQFVLGVQWHPEVGWQDDLLSQALFNHFIVVARDRQASRVEDAVRVDR; this is encoded by the coding sequence TTGAGCGAATACAGGCCGATCATCGGCATACCTTGCCGTTATAACTGGAACACTTTCTACTACGAGCTCCGCGAGACTTACGCCGAAGCGATCTATGCGGCGGGAGGCACACCGCTGCTGCTGCCGTTGATTGCGGAAACCGATTACATCGAATCGGTCATGGCGCACGTCGACGCAATTGCCCTTTCGGGCGCGGTCAACGACGTCGATCCGCTCCGTTACGGGCACGAGCCGAGACCGAAACTCGGACCCGTGGTTCCCCGTCGAGACGAAACCGACATGCTGTTGCTCGCAGCGGCCGAAGCAAGACAACTGCCGGTGCTCGCGATCTGCTTCGGCATTCAATCACTGAACGTTTACCGAGGCGGTACGCTCATTCAGGACATAGACAGCGAGGTCAAGGAGCCGCTTAAGCACATGCAAGGCGATCTCTTCTGGCGGCGTTCGCACTCGATCAACATAACCGAAGACTCGCTCATCGCCAGGCTCGCCGACTCAACCCACACGACCGTCAACAGCCATCATCATCAGGCTATCGATATTGTCGGCCGGGACCTCGAGCCTATTGCCTGGGCGCCCGACGGAGTCATCGAAGCAGTCATCAACACGCGCCCCGATCAGTTCGTGCTCGGCGTTCAATGGCATCCCGAGGTCGGCTGGCAAGACGATCTGCTCTCTCAAGCGCTCTTCAATCACTTCATAGTCGTAGCGCGAGACAGACAG
- a CDS encoding thioredoxin family protein: protein MKKTLALILGIAIASIAICALTHAQSSPARRTPVLTNDDLSSAAREAVRAPAESEAQPSTRRDPEVVRGQIAWQRDLRRALQIATAEGKLIVADVYTDWCGWCKKMDKTIYTDPAIVALSRQQVFVKVNAEDRGEGQSFAKDMGVNGYPTTIILDGQGRVLNIAEGYIPSPQAFLEFVERARGQTR from the coding sequence ATGAAAAAGACTCTTGCCTTGATTCTGGGGATCGCCATCGCATCGATCGCTATTTGCGCGCTTACCCACGCGCAGTCGAGCCCCGCGAGACGCACTCCGGTTCTAACGAACGACGATCTCAGTTCGGCAGCGCGCGAGGCAGTCCGTGCGCCCGCCGAGAGTGAGGCGCAACCTTCAACCCGCAGGGACCCCGAGGTTGTCCGCGGCCAAATCGCGTGGCAACGTGATCTTCGCCGCGCGCTCCAGATTGCGACCGCCGAAGGAAAGCTGATAGTAGCCGACGTGTACACAGACTGGTGCGGCTGGTGCAAGAAGATGGACAAGACAATCTACACAGATCCGGCAATCGTTGCGCTGAGCCGGCAACAGGTGTTCGTCAAGGTGAACGCAGAGGACCGAGGAGAAGGTCAGAGCTTTGCTAAGGACATGGGTGTCAACGGCTATCCGACTACGATAATTCTCGACGGACAAGGCAGAGTGTTGAACATCGCCGAAGGCTACATTCCGTCACCGCAGGCTTTTCTGGAATTCGTCGAACGAGCGCGCGGGCAAACAAGGTGA
- a CDS encoding toll/interleukin-1 receptor domain-containing protein codes for MGHMPYKVFISSTHRDIDVARDLARRIEEAGVRVFPVEKTVRGESGAASVPRSLREADEVIVILTDNSVNSPWVLYEMGAALGLHKRVTPLVVNVEDSEIPPFVENYVRFAELPSYIAELAKRAGGLKPQPA; via the coding sequence ATGGGACATATGCCGTACAAAGTATTCATCAGTTCAACCCACAGAGACATTGATGTTGCCCGGGATCTCGCACGCCGGATCGAGGAAGCTGGGGTTAGAGTCTTCCCGGTCGAAAAAACGGTGCGGGGAGAGAGTGGAGCCGCGTCAGTCCCGCGTTCATTAAGGGAAGCCGATGAGGTGATCGTCATACTCACCGACAACTCCGTCAACAGCCCATGGGTCTTATATGAAATGGGTGCAGCTTTAGGACTCCATAAGCGAGTAACGCCCCTTGTCGTAAACGTCGAGGACTCAGAGATTCCACCCTTCGTCGAGAACTATGTCAGATTCGCTGAGCTGCCCTCTTACATCGCCGAACTAGCTAAGCGAGCAGGTGGATTGAAGCCCCAACCTGCATAA
- a CDS encoding toll/interleukin-1 receptor domain-containing protein, which yields MAKSHPKPKVKARPYLVFISHSSTDIWIAEQIDKQIRALGAATWLDKNDLKGGDALVGEIIRGIDACNEAIVLVSPKSVKSHWVIYEIGAVSGQHKRVTPILNQVNHDAIAPMKDVKSIDLNQFDEFLIQLAKRIK from the coding sequence ATGGCAAAGAGCCACCCGAAACCTAAAGTAAAGGCCAGGCCATACCTGGTATTCATAAGCCACTCTTCAACGGATATCTGGATAGCGGAACAGATAGACAAGCAGATAAGGGCGCTCGGCGCCGCAACCTGGCTAGACAAGAATGATCTCAAAGGAGGCGATGCACTTGTCGGCGAGATCATCCGGGGAATCGATGCTTGCAACGAGGCAATTGTCTTAGTGTCGCCAAAGAGCGTTAAGTCACACTGGGTTATCTACGAAATAGGAGCCGTCTCGGGTCAACACAAACGTGTTACGCCTATACTGAACCAAGTCAACCACGACGCAATCGCTCCAATGAAGGACGTAAAATCAATTGACCTTAACCAGTTCGATGAATTCCTGATACAATTGGCCAAGCGAATAAAGTGA
- a CDS encoding cobalamin-binding protein: MHSQGSITFKESSRQAGCSQRAHRRALLFAGIALAAMACTACVSKSAAPDGTRPFVDEIGRTIQVKLHPQRIVSLAPSVTETLFALGLGDRIVGVTSYCDYPVEATSKERVGDTMRPGIERIVALKPDLVIASTASQLEEFVHSLDQAGVPIYVSNPRDMEGVLKSIEMTAELTGVSERGRDLCDQLRARIEAVQARTDRLERPRVLFVLSSSPLITAGGRSFINDLINRAGGRSISADQNSDYPQYSLETAVAGRPEVIFLQTGDAAFPNRLKETPAATSGRVFHLDNNLLLRPGPRVVQGLEEMATRIHPEAFGKSENPE; encoded by the coding sequence TTGCACAGCCAAGGATCGATCACATTCAAAGAGTCTTCGCGGCAGGCTGGTTGTTCGCAGCGCGCCCATCGCCGAGCCCTCCTATTTGCCGGCATCGCACTTGCGGCGATGGCATGCACGGCTTGCGTTTCGAAGAGCGCGGCCCCCGATGGCACGCGACCCTTTGTCGATGAGATCGGACGCACGATCCAGGTCAAGTTGCACCCTCAGCGAATCGTCTCGCTCGCGCCCTCTGTCACCGAGACCCTGTTCGCGCTCGGGCTAGGCGATCGCATAGTCGGAGTCACCTCCTATTGTGACTACCCTGTGGAGGCAACGAGCAAGGAAAGGGTCGGCGACACGATGCGCCCTGGCATTGAACGCATAGTGGCGCTGAAGCCCGATCTGGTCATCGCCTCAACCGCAAGCCAACTCGAGGAATTTGTGCACAGCCTCGATCAGGCCGGGGTCCCAATCTATGTCAGCAACCCTCGAGATATGGAAGGGGTCCTCAAGTCTATCGAGATGACTGCCGAGTTGACCGGTGTTTCGGAACGCGGGCGGGATCTCTGCGATCAATTGCGCGCGCGCATCGAAGCGGTTCAAGCGCGCACAGACAGGCTGGAACGGCCGCGCGTCCTATTCGTGCTGAGCTCGAGCCCGCTGATAACCGCCGGCGGACGAAGCTTCATCAACGATCTGATCAATCGAGCCGGTGGCCGGTCGATCTCCGCCGATCAGAATAGCGACTACCCCCAGTACAGCCTCGAGACCGCGGTAGCCGGACGGCCTGAAGTCATCTTTCTCCAGACCGGTGACGCGGCATTTCCCAACCGGCTTAAGGAGACCCCAGCGGCAACGTCGGGCAGAGTATTTCACCTTGACAACAATCTGCTTTTACGGCCAGGACCTCGCGTTGTCCAGGGGCTAGAGGAGATGGCGACGAGGATTCACCCGGAAGCGTTTGGAAAAAGCGAGAACCCCGAATGA
- a CDS encoding iron ABC transporter permease, with protein sequence MSATATVDMKPEGLRERLTARRLVLTLVVLGIVLVLFVAIATAVGSEHVTIGSVLRIVAAEITGRTADVTPEQRIIIAGIRLPRVLMAIVVGAALSVAGGAYQALLRNPLGDPYILGVSTGAALGAILATVFAETLPLSRPAAAFIGAVATIAVVYVLGQSRHGGTSERLILAGVIVNAFLSSGVIFLVTTASGSRQRSVLSWLIGDLSGESRLLPLVGLFVLAGIGVIYANARSLNLLMTGEEEALALGVEVTRVKVTVYLAASLITGAAVAVSGVIGFVGLIVPHAIRLAGGSDNRLVIPASALVGGAFLLLADTVARTVISPRELHIGVITAMIGAPVFIYLLRRTS encoded by the coding sequence ATGAGCGCGACGGCAACCGTGGATATGAAACCGGAAGGCTTGCGCGAAAGGCTCACCGCGCGACGATTGGTGCTTACTCTCGTCGTGCTTGGCATCGTGCTCGTTTTGTTTGTTGCTATCGCGACCGCAGTCGGTAGCGAGCATGTGACCATCGGATCGGTTCTTAGAATCGTCGCCGCCGAGATCACTGGCCGCACAGCGGACGTCACACCTGAGCAACGAATCATCATCGCCGGAATTCGATTGCCACGGGTGTTGATGGCGATAGTGGTCGGCGCCGCGTTGTCGGTTGCCGGCGGGGCTTACCAGGCGCTGTTGCGGAATCCGCTTGGGGACCCTTACATCCTCGGCGTGTCCACCGGCGCCGCGCTTGGCGCGATATTGGCTACCGTTTTCGCTGAGACGCTACCGCTAAGCCGTCCGGCTGCGGCATTCATAGGCGCCGTCGCAACCATCGCTGTCGTGTACGTGCTCGGTCAGAGCCGCCATGGTGGAACCAGCGAACGATTGATACTTGCCGGGGTGATCGTCAACGCGTTCCTGTCGTCCGGCGTTATTTTTTTGGTGACCACCGCGTCAGGTTCTCGTCAGCGCAGTGTGCTCTCGTGGCTGATTGGCGACCTGAGCGGTGAATCCCGCCTGTTGCCGCTGGTCGGCCTGTTCGTTTTGGCGGGGATCGGAGTGATTTACGCGAATGCGCGCAGCTTGAATTTACTGATGACCGGCGAAGAAGAAGCGCTGGCGTTAGGCGTCGAAGTCACCCGAGTGAAGGTCACGGTGTATCTCGCGGCGTCATTGATCACAGGCGCGGCGGTGGCTGTGAGCGGTGTGATCGGGTTTGTTGGTTTGATCGTCCCACACGCGATTCGCCTCGCCGGAGGCAGCGACAACCGGCTGGTCATTCCTGCGTCGGCGCTGGTGGGAGGCGCATTCCTATTGCTTGCGGACACGGTCGCGCGCACGGTGATCTCGCCTCGCGAGCTTCACATCGGGGTGATCACAGCGATGATAGGCGCACCGGTGTTCATTTACTTGCTGCGACGAACAAGCTGA
- a CDS encoding ABC transporter ATP-binding protein translates to MLEVRSVQFSYAEPVLNELSFEIGAGQLLAVLGPNGSGKSTLLKIIVGILSPANGSVLIGGRDLSSMNRREAARLIGYVAQDSAVRFPLTAMEFVLQGRFAQGRLIGFESSEDIEEARRAMELTRTTQFASRRLIELSGGERQRVMLARSLAARPRLLVLDEPVANLDISHQVKMLDLVRTLTSEREMSAIVVTHELNLAADFATSALLLKTGSMIAFGTPEDVMTEPLLRSVFETNLIVDANPASGSPRVTLIRDVRSQ, encoded by the coding sequence ATGCTCGAAGTGAGAAGCGTTCAATTCAGCTACGCCGAGCCGGTGCTCAACGAGCTGTCATTTGAAATTGGCGCCGGGCAGTTGCTTGCGGTGCTGGGGCCGAACGGGTCGGGCAAGAGCACATTGCTCAAGATCATAGTCGGGATACTCTCGCCCGCCAACGGCAGCGTTTTGATCGGCGGTCGCGATCTGTCATCGATGAATCGGCGTGAAGCCGCTCGTTTGATTGGCTACGTTGCGCAGGACTCGGCGGTGAGATTCCCACTCACCGCAATGGAGTTTGTGCTGCAAGGACGATTCGCTCAAGGCCGGCTGATAGGGTTCGAAAGCAGCGAAGACATTGAAGAGGCACGGCGCGCGATGGAACTGACCCGGACCACGCAGTTCGCATCGCGCCGGCTGATTGAATTGTCGGGTGGAGAGCGACAACGAGTGATGCTGGCCCGCTCGCTGGCGGCGCGTCCCCGGTTGTTGGTTTTGGATGAACCGGTTGCGAATCTGGACATATCGCATCAAGTGAAGATGCTCGATTTGGTGCGAACGCTCACGAGCGAGCGCGAGATGTCGGCGATCGTCGTCACCCACGAGCTGAATCTGGCGGCCGATTTCGCGACAAGCGCGCTGCTTTTGAAGACGGGCTCGATGATCGCGTTCGGAACGCCGGAGGACGTGATGACCGAGCCGCTGCTGCGAAGCGTGTTTGAAACGAATTTGATAGTTGATGCAAATCCGGCGAGCGGCTCGCCCAGGGTAACGCTTATTCGAGACGTCCGTAGTCAGTAG